In one window of Miscanthus floridulus cultivar M001 chromosome 12, ASM1932011v1, whole genome shotgun sequence DNA:
- the LOC136496626 gene encoding dolichol-phosphate mannose synthase subunit 3-like isoform X2, translated as MKHIFKIAAILVAISVIWIALLESSTVPRSYTWLLPIYLVVALGCYGLFMVGYGLMFFPTCPQEAVLLQQDIVEAKDFLAKKGVDVGSE; from the exons ATGAAGCACATATTCAAGATTGCTGCAATACTGGTAGCAATCTCAGTCATCTGGATTGCTCTGCTTGAATCCTCAACTGTTCCTCGAAGTTATACTTGGCTG CTTCCCATCTACTTGGTAGTGGCTCTTGGATGCTACGGCCTTTTTATGGTTGGATATGGACTTATGTTCTTCCCAACTTGTCCTCAAGAAGCTGTACTACTGCAACAG GATATTGTGGAGGCAAAGGATTTCTTAGCAAAGAAGGGTGTTGATGTGGGCTCTGAGTGA
- the LOC136496626 gene encoding dolichol-phosphate mannose synthase subunit 3-like isoform X1: MFSCCSKKRKAPHPQMKHIFKIAAILVAISVIWIALLESSTVPRSYTWLLPIYLVVALGCYGLFMVGYGLMFFPTCPQEAVLLQQDIVEAKDFLAKKGVDVGSE; the protein is encoded by the exons GAAAGCACCTCATCCCCAAATGAAGCACATATTCAAGATTGCTGCAATACTGGTAGCAATCTCAGTCATCTGGATTGCTCTGCTTGAATCCTCAACTGTTCCTCGAAGTTATACTTGGCTG CTTCCCATCTACTTGGTAGTGGCTCTTGGATGCTACGGCCTTTTTATGGTTGGATATGGACTTATGTTCTTCCCAACTTGTCCTCAAGAAGCTGTACTACTGCAACAG GATATTGTGGAGGCAAAGGATTTCTTAGCAAAGAAGGGTGTTGATGTGGGCTCTGAGTGA